One Gadus morhua chromosome 1, gadMor3.0, whole genome shotgun sequence DNA segment encodes these proteins:
- the pkig gene encoding cAMP-dependent protein kinase inhibitor gamma isoform X1 gives MMDVETSYSDFITCDRTGRRNAVPDIAGEGGAAAGSTSELTKEMAHMDLKNPEGAVGPPPAPQGEGSPSQEAQEPTGPT, from the exons ATGATGGACGTGGAGACGTCTTACTCAGACTTCATCACCTGCGATCGCACCGGCCGCAGGAACGCCGTGCCTGACATCGCAGGGGAGGGCGGGGCTGCAGCCGGCAGCACTAGCGAACTGACCAAAGAGATGGCCCACATGGACCTAAAGAACCCCG AAGGCGCCGTGGGGCCCCCCCCTGCACCACAGGGAGAAGGCTCCCCCAGCCAGGAGGCCCAAGAACCCACGGGGCCCACCTGA
- the hnf4a gene encoding hepatocyte nuclear factor 4-alpha isoform X3, with protein sequence MVNVNTQVPLRVRLPFDSSPAESGTMSAGGHLVAGSLCAICGDRATGKHYGASSCDGCKGFFRRSVRKNHMYSCRFNRQCIVDKDKRNQCRYCRLKKCFRAGMKKEAVQNERDRISTRRSSYEDSSLPSINALIQADVLSRQITSPGPILNGDIRTKKMAAITDVCESMKQQLLVLVEWAKYIPAFCDLPLDDQVALLRAHAGEHLLLGAAKRSMLFKDLLLLGNDHIIPRNCPELEVSRVAVRILDELVLPFQELQIDDNEYACLKAIVFFDPDAKGLSDPVKIKRMRYQVQVSLEDYINDRQYDSRGRFGELLLLLPTLQSITWQMIEQIQFVKLFGMAKIDNLLQEMLLGGSANEAPHAPHSLHPHLVQEHLSSNVIVSNGPSPLHNGQISTPETPIPSPTSSSEHYKMAQGVIATVPKQPTSIPQTTITKQEAM encoded by the exons aCTCCTCCCCCGCTGAGAGTGGAACCATGAGTGCGGGCGGCCATCTTGTGGCGGGCAGCCTGTGTGCCATCTGTGGGGACCGGGCCACGGGGAAGCACTACGGGGCCTCCAGCTGTGACGGCTGCAAGGGCTTCTTCAGGCGCAGCGTTCGGAAGAACCACATGTACTCCTGCAG GTTCAACAGACAATGCATCGTGGACAAAGACAAGCGGAATCAGTGCAGATACTGTCGGCTCAAGAAGTGCTTCAGAGCTGGCATGAAGAAAGAAG CTGTACAGAATGAAAGAGACAGAATCAGCACCCGGAGGTCCAGCTACGAGGACAGCAGTTTACCCTCCATCAACGCCCTGATCCAGGCTGATGTTCTGTCCAGACAG ATCACCTCCCCGGGGCCCATACTAAACGGAGACATCAGGACCAAGAAGATGGCCGCCATCACggatgtgtgtgagtctatgaagcagcagctgctggtgctggtggagtgGGCCAAATACATCCCAGCCTTCTGCGACCTTCCCCTGGATGACCAG GTGGCGCTGCTACGCGCACATGCTGGGGAGCACCTTCTGCTGGGGGCGGCCAAAAGGTCCATGCTCTTCAAAGATCTCCTGTTATTGG GGAACGACCACATCATCCCCAGGAACTGCCCTGAGCTGGAGGTGAGCCGGGTGGCCGTGAGGATCCTGGACGAGCTGGTGCTGCCCTTCCAGGAGCTCCAGATCGACGACAACGAGTACGCTTGCTTGAAAGCCATCGTCTTCTTTGACCCAG ACGCCAAGGGTCTGAGTGACCCGGTGAAGATCAAGCGCATGCGCTACCAGGTGCAGGTGAGCCTGGAGGACTACATCAACGACCGGCAGTACGACTCGCGGGGCCGCTTcggggagctgctgctgctgctgcccacgCTGCAGAGCATCACCTGGCAGATGATCGAGCAGATCCAGTTCGTCAAGCTCTTCGGCATGGCCAAGATTGACAACCTGCTGCAGGAGATGCTGCTGGGAG GTTCTGCTAACGAGGCCCCTCATGCACCTCACTCTCTGCACCCCCACCTGGTCCAGGAGCACCTCAGCAGCAATGTGATCGTCTCCAACGGCCCCTCACCCCTACACAACGGTCAAATCT CCACTCCTGAGACCCCCATCCCGtcccccacctccagctcaGAGCACTACAAGATGGCCCAGGGGGTCATCGCCACCGTGCCTAAGCAGCCTACCTCCATCCCTCAGACCACCATCACCAAGCAGGAGGCCATGTAG
- the ttpal gene encoding alpha-tocopherol transfer protein-like isoform X1 codes for MHYLKRRRSPQRNVVTWFQRTNQTAPSLLPEVPQGSHHRSHPMDPLASPAHGWFPAPPPPIYCCTLTPALVAKAREELQEKPEWRLRDVQALRDMILKEQPNLRTRLDDAFLLRFLRARKFDYDRALELLLNYHAGRKAWPEVFQDLKPSTVKHVLDLGFLSVLPHPDPSGRYILCLQPGKWKPNDYPFVDNVRALYLTLEKLIQPEDTQVNGIVILADYTGVGMSQASNPGPFLAKKVVSILQDGFPIRIKAVNIINEPRIFKGIFAIIKPFLKEKMAERYVLHGSDVRSLHRNIPPTVLPGQYGGSAAHLDMSAWSRMLLDCEEEFIVEFCQPDPLEGVVLPEDMLLEGEAGGGPEEDPFRAVRSQLYYCY; via the exons ATGCATTATTTGAAACGTCGACGTAGCCCACAGAGGAACGTGGTCACGTGGTTCCAGCGGACCAACCAGACGGCGCCGTCTCTCCTCCCGGAAGTACCGCAGGGTTCTCATcacag GTCTCATCCGATGGACCCACTGGCGTCCCCGGCCCACGGCTGGTTcccggctccgcctcctcccatCTACTGCTGCACCCTGACCCCGGCGCTGGTGGCCAAGGCCCGCGAGGAGCTCCAGGAGAAGCCTGAGTGGCGTCTCAGGGACGTCCAGGCGCTGAGAGACATGATCCTAAAG GAGCAGCCCAACCTAAGGACCCGGTTGGACGACGCCTTCCTTCTGCGCTTCCTCCGGGCCAGGAAGTTTGACTACGACCGGGCCCTGGAGCTGCTGCTCAACTACCACGCAGGGCGCAAGGCCTGGCCGGAGGTCTTCCAGGACCTCAAGCCCTCCACGGTGAAGCACGTCCTGGACCTGGGCTTCCTTTCAGTGCTGCCCCACCCCGACCCCTCCGGACGCTACATCCTCTGTCTCCAGCCGG GAAAATGGAAACCAAACGATTATCCGTTTGTGGACAACGTGAGGGCCCTCTACCTGACTCTGGAGAAGCTGATCCAGCCGGAGGACACCCAGGTGAACGGGATCGTCATCCTGGCGGACTACACCGGGGTGGGCATGTCTCAGGCCTCAAACCCTGGCCCCTTCCTTGCAAAAAAAGTTGTGAGCATACTCCAG gatggattCCCCATCAGAATCAAGGCTGTTAACATAATCAATGAGCCAAGGATTTTCAAGGGGATCTTTGCAATAATTAAGCCCTTTCTGAAGGAGAAGATGGCTGAGAGG TACGTGCTCCATGGCTCAGACGTGCGCTCCCTGCACCGGAACATCCCCCCCACGGTCCTCCCTGGCCAGTACGGCGGCAGCGCGGCCCATCTAGACATGTCGGCGTGGTCGCGGATGCTGCTGGACTGTGAGGAGGAGTTCATTGTGGAGTTCTGCCAGCCAGATCCACTAGAGGGCGTGGTGCTGCCAGAAGACATGCtcctggagggggaggcgggaggCGGACCGGAGGAGGACCCCTTCAGGGCGGTCCGCTCTCAGCTGTACTACTGTTACTGA
- the hnf4a gene encoding hepatocyte nuclear factor 4-alpha isoform X2, translated as MDMADYSEALDPAYTTLEFENMQVLAMGADSSPAESGTMSAGGHLVAGSLCAICGDRATGKHYGASSCDGCKGFFRRSVRKNHMYSCRFNRQCIVDKDKRNQCRYCRLKKCFRAGMKKEAVQNERDRISTRRSSYEDSSLPSINALIQADVLSRQITSPGPILNGDIRTKKMAAITDVCESMKQQLLVLVEWAKYIPAFCDLPLDDQVALLRAHAGEHLLLGAAKRSMLFKDLLLLGNDHIIPRNCPELEVSRVAVRILDELVLPFQELQIDDNEYACLKAIVFFDPDAKGLSDPVKIKRMRYQVQVSLEDYINDRQYDSRGRFGELLLLLPTLQSITWQMIEQIQFVKLFGMAKIDNLLQEMLLGGSANEAPHAPHSLHPHLVQEHLSSNVIVSNGPSPLHNGQISTPETPIPSPTSSSEHYKMAQGVIATVPKQPTSIPQTTITKQEAM; from the exons atgGACATGGCAGACTACAGCGAGGCCCTGGACCCAGCCTACACCACGCTGGAGTTTGAGAACATGCAGGTGCTGGCCATGGGCGCTG aCTCCTCCCCCGCTGAGAGTGGAACCATGAGTGCGGGCGGCCATCTTGTGGCGGGCAGCCTGTGTGCCATCTGTGGGGACCGGGCCACGGGGAAGCACTACGGGGCCTCCAGCTGTGACGGCTGCAAGGGCTTCTTCAGGCGCAGCGTTCGGAAGAACCACATGTACTCCTGCAG GTTCAACAGACAATGCATCGTGGACAAAGACAAGCGGAATCAGTGCAGATACTGTCGGCTCAAGAAGTGCTTCAGAGCTGGCATGAAGAAAGAAG CTGTACAGAATGAAAGAGACAGAATCAGCACCCGGAGGTCCAGCTACGAGGACAGCAGTTTACCCTCCATCAACGCCCTGATCCAGGCTGATGTTCTGTCCAGACAG ATCACCTCCCCGGGGCCCATACTAAACGGAGACATCAGGACCAAGAAGATGGCCGCCATCACggatgtgtgtgagtctatgaagcagcagctgctggtgctggtggagtgGGCCAAATACATCCCAGCCTTCTGCGACCTTCCCCTGGATGACCAG GTGGCGCTGCTACGCGCACATGCTGGGGAGCACCTTCTGCTGGGGGCGGCCAAAAGGTCCATGCTCTTCAAAGATCTCCTGTTATTGG GGAACGACCACATCATCCCCAGGAACTGCCCTGAGCTGGAGGTGAGCCGGGTGGCCGTGAGGATCCTGGACGAGCTGGTGCTGCCCTTCCAGGAGCTCCAGATCGACGACAACGAGTACGCTTGCTTGAAAGCCATCGTCTTCTTTGACCCAG ACGCCAAGGGTCTGAGTGACCCGGTGAAGATCAAGCGCATGCGCTACCAGGTGCAGGTGAGCCTGGAGGACTACATCAACGACCGGCAGTACGACTCGCGGGGCCGCTTcggggagctgctgctgctgctgcccacgCTGCAGAGCATCACCTGGCAGATGATCGAGCAGATCCAGTTCGTCAAGCTCTTCGGCATGGCCAAGATTGACAACCTGCTGCAGGAGATGCTGCTGGGAG GTTCTGCTAACGAGGCCCCTCATGCACCTCACTCTCTGCACCCCCACCTGGTCCAGGAGCACCTCAGCAGCAATGTGATCGTCTCCAACGGCCCCTCACCCCTACACAACGGTCAAATCT CCACTCCTGAGACCCCCATCCCGtcccccacctccagctcaGAGCACTACAAGATGGCCCAGGGGGTCATCGCCACCGTGCCTAAGCAGCCTACCTCCATCCCTCAGACCACCATCACCAAGCAGGAGGCCATGTAG
- the ttpal gene encoding alpha-tocopherol transfer protein-like isoform X4, producing the protein MDPLASPAHGWFPAPPPPIYCCTLTPALVAKAREELQEKPEWRLRDVQALRDMILKEQPNLRTRLDDAFLLRFLRARKFDYDRALELLLNYHAGRKAWPEVFQDLKPSTVKHVLDLGFLSVLPHPDPSGRYILCLQPGKWKPNDYPFVDNVRALYLTLEKLIQPEDTQVNGIVILADYTGVGMSQASNPGPFLAKKVVSILQDGFPIRIKAVNIINEPRIFKGIFAIIKPFLKEKMAERYVLHGSDVRSLHRNIPPTVLPGQYGGSAAHLDMSAWSRMLLDCEEEFIVEFCQPDPLEGVVLPEDMLLEGEAGGGPEEDPFRAVRSQLYYCY; encoded by the exons ATGGACCCACTGGCGTCCCCGGCCCACGGCTGGTTcccggctccgcctcctcccatCTACTGCTGCACCCTGACCCCGGCGCTGGTGGCCAAGGCCCGCGAGGAGCTCCAGGAGAAGCCTGAGTGGCGTCTCAGGGACGTCCAGGCGCTGAGAGACATGATCCTAAAG GAGCAGCCCAACCTAAGGACCCGGTTGGACGACGCCTTCCTTCTGCGCTTCCTCCGGGCCAGGAAGTTTGACTACGACCGGGCCCTGGAGCTGCTGCTCAACTACCACGCAGGGCGCAAGGCCTGGCCGGAGGTCTTCCAGGACCTCAAGCCCTCCACGGTGAAGCACGTCCTGGACCTGGGCTTCCTTTCAGTGCTGCCCCACCCCGACCCCTCCGGACGCTACATCCTCTGTCTCCAGCCGG GAAAATGGAAACCAAACGATTATCCGTTTGTGGACAACGTGAGGGCCCTCTACCTGACTCTGGAGAAGCTGATCCAGCCGGAGGACACCCAGGTGAACGGGATCGTCATCCTGGCGGACTACACCGGGGTGGGCATGTCTCAGGCCTCAAACCCTGGCCCCTTCCTTGCAAAAAAAGTTGTGAGCATACTCCAG gatggattCCCCATCAGAATCAAGGCTGTTAACATAATCAATGAGCCAAGGATTTTCAAGGGGATCTTTGCAATAATTAAGCCCTTTCTGAAGGAGAAGATGGCTGAGAGG TACGTGCTCCATGGCTCAGACGTGCGCTCCCTGCACCGGAACATCCCCCCCACGGTCCTCCCTGGCCAGTACGGCGGCAGCGCGGCCCATCTAGACATGTCGGCGTGGTCGCGGATGCTGCTGGACTGTGAGGAGGAGTTCATTGTGGAGTTCTGCCAGCCAGATCCACTAGAGGGCGTGGTGCTGCCAGAAGACATGCtcctggagggggaggcgggaggCGGACCGGAGGAGGACCCCTTCAGGGCGGTCCGCTCTCAGCTGTACTACTGTTACTGA
- the pkig gene encoding cAMP-dependent protein kinase inhibitor gamma isoform X2 → MMDVETSYSDFITCDRTGRRNAVPDIAGEGGAAAGSTSELTKEMAHMDLKNPGAVGPPPAPQGEGSPSQEAQEPTGPT, encoded by the exons ATGATGGACGTGGAGACGTCTTACTCAGACTTCATCACCTGCGATCGCACCGGCCGCAGGAACGCCGTGCCTGACATCGCAGGGGAGGGCGGGGCTGCAGCCGGCAGCACTAGCGAACTGACCAAAGAGATGGCCCACATGGACCTAAAGAACCCCG GCGCCGTGGGGCCCCCCCCTGCACCACAGGGAGAAGGCTCCCCCAGCCAGGAGGCCCAAGAACCCACGGGGCCCACCTGA
- the ttpal gene encoding alpha-tocopherol transfer protein-like isoform X3, which yields MAKQHESLPLRSHPMDPLASPAHGWFPAPPPPIYCCTLTPALVAKAREELQEKPEWRLRDVQALRDMILKEQPNLRTRLDDAFLLRFLRARKFDYDRALELLLNYHAGRKAWPEVFQDLKPSTVKHVLDLGFLSVLPHPDPSGRYILCLQPGKWKPNDYPFVDNVRALYLTLEKLIQPEDTQVNGIVILADYTGVGMSQASNPGPFLAKKVVSILQDGFPIRIKAVNIINEPRIFKGIFAIIKPFLKEKMAERYVLHGSDVRSLHRNIPPTVLPGQYGGSAAHLDMSAWSRMLLDCEEEFIVEFCQPDPLEGVVLPEDMLLEGEAGGGPEEDPFRAVRSQLYYCY from the exons ATGGCCAAACAGCATGAGTCCCTCCCCCTCAGGTCTCATCCGATGGACCCACTGGCGTCCCCGGCCCACGGCTGGTTcccggctccgcctcctcccatCTACTGCTGCACCCTGACCCCGGCGCTGGTGGCCAAGGCCCGCGAGGAGCTCCAGGAGAAGCCTGAGTGGCGTCTCAGGGACGTCCAGGCGCTGAGAGACATGATCCTAAAG GAGCAGCCCAACCTAAGGACCCGGTTGGACGACGCCTTCCTTCTGCGCTTCCTCCGGGCCAGGAAGTTTGACTACGACCGGGCCCTGGAGCTGCTGCTCAACTACCACGCAGGGCGCAAGGCCTGGCCGGAGGTCTTCCAGGACCTCAAGCCCTCCACGGTGAAGCACGTCCTGGACCTGGGCTTCCTTTCAGTGCTGCCCCACCCCGACCCCTCCGGACGCTACATCCTCTGTCTCCAGCCGG GAAAATGGAAACCAAACGATTATCCGTTTGTGGACAACGTGAGGGCCCTCTACCTGACTCTGGAGAAGCTGATCCAGCCGGAGGACACCCAGGTGAACGGGATCGTCATCCTGGCGGACTACACCGGGGTGGGCATGTCTCAGGCCTCAAACCCTGGCCCCTTCCTTGCAAAAAAAGTTGTGAGCATACTCCAG gatggattCCCCATCAGAATCAAGGCTGTTAACATAATCAATGAGCCAAGGATTTTCAAGGGGATCTTTGCAATAATTAAGCCCTTTCTGAAGGAGAAGATGGCTGAGAGG TACGTGCTCCATGGCTCAGACGTGCGCTCCCTGCACCGGAACATCCCCCCCACGGTCCTCCCTGGCCAGTACGGCGGCAGCGCGGCCCATCTAGACATGTCGGCGTGGTCGCGGATGCTGCTGGACTGTGAGGAGGAGTTCATTGTGGAGTTCTGCCAGCCAGATCCACTAGAGGGCGTGGTGCTGCCAGAAGACATGCtcctggagggggaggcgggaggCGGACCGGAGGAGGACCCCTTCAGGGCGGTCCGCTCTCAGCTGTACTACTGTTACTGA
- the ttpal gene encoding alpha-tocopherol transfer protein-like isoform X2, with amino-acid sequence MHYLKRRRSPQRNVVTWFQRTNQTAPSLLPEVPQGSHHRSHPMDPLASPAHGWFPAPPPPIYCCTLTPALVAKAREELQEKPEWRLRDVQALRDMILKPNLRTRLDDAFLLRFLRARKFDYDRALELLLNYHAGRKAWPEVFQDLKPSTVKHVLDLGFLSVLPHPDPSGRYILCLQPGKWKPNDYPFVDNVRALYLTLEKLIQPEDTQVNGIVILADYTGVGMSQASNPGPFLAKKVVSILQDGFPIRIKAVNIINEPRIFKGIFAIIKPFLKEKMAERYVLHGSDVRSLHRNIPPTVLPGQYGGSAAHLDMSAWSRMLLDCEEEFIVEFCQPDPLEGVVLPEDMLLEGEAGGGPEEDPFRAVRSQLYYCY; translated from the exons ATGCATTATTTGAAACGTCGACGTAGCCCACAGAGGAACGTGGTCACGTGGTTCCAGCGGACCAACCAGACGGCGCCGTCTCTCCTCCCGGAAGTACCGCAGGGTTCTCATcacag GTCTCATCCGATGGACCCACTGGCGTCCCCGGCCCACGGCTGGTTcccggctccgcctcctcccatCTACTGCTGCACCCTGACCCCGGCGCTGGTGGCCAAGGCCCGCGAGGAGCTCCAGGAGAAGCCTGAGTGGCGTCTCAGGGACGTCCAGGCGCTGAGAGACATGATCCTAAAG CCCAACCTAAGGACCCGGTTGGACGACGCCTTCCTTCTGCGCTTCCTCCGGGCCAGGAAGTTTGACTACGACCGGGCCCTGGAGCTGCTGCTCAACTACCACGCAGGGCGCAAGGCCTGGCCGGAGGTCTTCCAGGACCTCAAGCCCTCCACGGTGAAGCACGTCCTGGACCTGGGCTTCCTTTCAGTGCTGCCCCACCCCGACCCCTCCGGACGCTACATCCTCTGTCTCCAGCCGG GAAAATGGAAACCAAACGATTATCCGTTTGTGGACAACGTGAGGGCCCTCTACCTGACTCTGGAGAAGCTGATCCAGCCGGAGGACACCCAGGTGAACGGGATCGTCATCCTGGCGGACTACACCGGGGTGGGCATGTCTCAGGCCTCAAACCCTGGCCCCTTCCTTGCAAAAAAAGTTGTGAGCATACTCCAG gatggattCCCCATCAGAATCAAGGCTGTTAACATAATCAATGAGCCAAGGATTTTCAAGGGGATCTTTGCAATAATTAAGCCCTTTCTGAAGGAGAAGATGGCTGAGAGG TACGTGCTCCATGGCTCAGACGTGCGCTCCCTGCACCGGAACATCCCCCCCACGGTCCTCCCTGGCCAGTACGGCGGCAGCGCGGCCCATCTAGACATGTCGGCGTGGTCGCGGATGCTGCTGGACTGTGAGGAGGAGTTCATTGTGGAGTTCTGCCAGCCAGATCCACTAGAGGGCGTGGTGCTGCCAGAAGACATGCtcctggagggggaggcgggaggCGGACCGGAGGAGGACCCCTTCAGGGCGGTCCGCTCTCAGCTGTACTACTGTTACTGA
- the hnf4a gene encoding hepatocyte nuclear factor 4-alpha isoform X1, whose protein sequence is MFGPDPCLIVDIHWFSGEAWLSCYKRLVLRVLSVSLPSWYSSPAESGTMSAGGHLVAGSLCAICGDRATGKHYGASSCDGCKGFFRRSVRKNHMYSCRFNRQCIVDKDKRNQCRYCRLKKCFRAGMKKEAVQNERDRISTRRSSYEDSSLPSINALIQADVLSRQITSPGPILNGDIRTKKMAAITDVCESMKQQLLVLVEWAKYIPAFCDLPLDDQVALLRAHAGEHLLLGAAKRSMLFKDLLLLGNDHIIPRNCPELEVSRVAVRILDELVLPFQELQIDDNEYACLKAIVFFDPDAKGLSDPVKIKRMRYQVQVSLEDYINDRQYDSRGRFGELLLLLPTLQSITWQMIEQIQFVKLFGMAKIDNLLQEMLLGGSANEAPHAPHSLHPHLVQEHLSSNVIVSNGPSPLHNGQISTPETPIPSPTSSSEHYKMAQGVIATVPKQPTSIPQTTITKQEAM, encoded by the exons ATGTTTGGACCAGATCCTTGTCTGATAGTGGATATACATTGGTTCTCTGGTGAAGCATGGCTCTCTTGTTACAAACGGCTGGTTCTCAGAGTCCTGTCAGTGAGTCTCCCTAGCTGGT aCTCCTCCCCCGCTGAGAGTGGAACCATGAGTGCGGGCGGCCATCTTGTGGCGGGCAGCCTGTGTGCCATCTGTGGGGACCGGGCCACGGGGAAGCACTACGGGGCCTCCAGCTGTGACGGCTGCAAGGGCTTCTTCAGGCGCAGCGTTCGGAAGAACCACATGTACTCCTGCAG GTTCAACAGACAATGCATCGTGGACAAAGACAAGCGGAATCAGTGCAGATACTGTCGGCTCAAGAAGTGCTTCAGAGCTGGCATGAAGAAAGAAG CTGTACAGAATGAAAGAGACAGAATCAGCACCCGGAGGTCCAGCTACGAGGACAGCAGTTTACCCTCCATCAACGCCCTGATCCAGGCTGATGTTCTGTCCAGACAG ATCACCTCCCCGGGGCCCATACTAAACGGAGACATCAGGACCAAGAAGATGGCCGCCATCACggatgtgtgtgagtctatgaagcagcagctgctggtgctggtggagtgGGCCAAATACATCCCAGCCTTCTGCGACCTTCCCCTGGATGACCAG GTGGCGCTGCTACGCGCACATGCTGGGGAGCACCTTCTGCTGGGGGCGGCCAAAAGGTCCATGCTCTTCAAAGATCTCCTGTTATTGG GGAACGACCACATCATCCCCAGGAACTGCCCTGAGCTGGAGGTGAGCCGGGTGGCCGTGAGGATCCTGGACGAGCTGGTGCTGCCCTTCCAGGAGCTCCAGATCGACGACAACGAGTACGCTTGCTTGAAAGCCATCGTCTTCTTTGACCCAG ACGCCAAGGGTCTGAGTGACCCGGTGAAGATCAAGCGCATGCGCTACCAGGTGCAGGTGAGCCTGGAGGACTACATCAACGACCGGCAGTACGACTCGCGGGGCCGCTTcggggagctgctgctgctgctgcccacgCTGCAGAGCATCACCTGGCAGATGATCGAGCAGATCCAGTTCGTCAAGCTCTTCGGCATGGCCAAGATTGACAACCTGCTGCAGGAGATGCTGCTGGGAG GTTCTGCTAACGAGGCCCCTCATGCACCTCACTCTCTGCACCCCCACCTGGTCCAGGAGCACCTCAGCAGCAATGTGATCGTCTCCAACGGCCCCTCACCCCTACACAACGGTCAAATCT CCACTCCTGAGACCCCCATCCCGtcccccacctccagctcaGAGCACTACAAGATGGCCCAGGGGGTCATCGCCACCGTGCCTAAGCAGCCTACCTCCATCCCTCAGACCACCATCACCAAGCAGGAGGCCATGTAG